In Mytilus edulis chromosome 6, xbMytEdul2.2, whole genome shotgun sequence, the following proteins share a genomic window:
- the LOC139528688 gene encoding toll-like receptor 6 has product MSTTIYGVLQFLLIYSVVVEGCPQLCKCYRANVTCHNHRELQYIPKLPHDTKVLIFSGNYLHVINQNTMSNLTMLKLTVLVLRGNRVQTMSKDAFSKLPFLEKIDLSGNKNLTIYIVADTLRGIRSAYLHTVILNWFYWRKDLSTIYQALSVPQFKIKTLISEGNTLKVLNFTSLSRHLPELEHLSVKFNSIQTFITDHAPKLKTLYLDYNYIELKANMFGTPNDCFFPNLEILQIKSNFIIYFENRFSCLDNLHTLKIGKNPVKRILNNTFYNLTSLRKLSIGNTGGRLYKIESLAFRSNTMQSLNFSANYFPFTSVSAERFHFNPDEMFNHLPQLEVLDLSENKFNVTNDVLFRMLIPLKNLLNLTIRHCALTTIPKNLIFRLPKLRYLDLSQNHIKTWKGNTAFQNVSSIEVLRLDMNYITVFKESLFPPDLRRNLKSIYLANNPFSCTCKLLWLRKWIEEKSEKFKQYPEDYICSTPIELHGSLLKSYFPSDRECESINELLIAFTVLSTIGIFVVMLVSLVYKGRWHIRHAIYLCHVRRKGYEGMDDVSNILYSGFVVYCEEDQEWVKDKFVKMVEINDRKLCIHNRDFDGGKLIIDNIANGIARSKKVILILSRAMIKSDWCLFEMRLAHKKFLKRADSLLIIMLETVSPDDMPKSLHTLLIISTYIRWSGGLTEEEEFWKKVRRAIK; this is encoded by the coding sequence ATGTCGACTACCATTTATGGAGTGTTACAGTTTTTGTTGATTTATAGTGTCGTTGTGGAAGGTTGTCCTCAGCTGTGTAAATGCTACAGAGCTAATGTAACATGTCACAATCACAGAGAGCTGCAATATATACCAAAACTACCACATGACACTAAAGTGCTAATATTTTCTGGAAATTATCTGCACGTCATTAATCAAAATACAATGTCAAATCTAACAATGTTAAAGTTAACTGTACTTGTCTTACGTGGCAACCGTGTTCAAACTATGTCAAAAGATGCTTTTTCGAAACTgccttttttggaaaaaatagaTCTGAGCGGAAACAAAAACCTTACAATATACATTGTAGCTGACACATTAAGGGGAATACGCTCTGCCTATCTTCATACTGTTATACTAAATTGGTTTTATTGGCGCAAAGATCTGTCAACTATATATCAGGCCTTATCGGTAccgcaattcaaaataaaaacccTTATATCTGAAGGCAATACATTAAAGGTATTGAATTTTACATCACTTAGTCGCCATCTTCCTGAATTAGAACATTTAAGTGTGAAGTTCAATAGTATACAGACATTTATCACTGATCATGCTCCTAAGCTGAAAACACTTTATTTAGATTACAACTACATCGAATTAAAAGCGAATATGTTCGGGACAccaaatgattgtttttttccgaatcttgaaattttacaaatcaaaTCTAATTTCATCATATATTTCGAAAACCGTTTCTCATGCCTTGACAATCTTCATACGCTCAAAATAGGAAAGAATCCGGTAAAGCGTATCCTGAACAATACTTTTTATAACTTGACTTCATTGAGAAAATTGAGTATAGGTAATACTGGCGGacgtttatataaaattgagagcTTGGCATTCAGAAGTAATACTATGCAAAGCTTAAACTTTTCAGCGAACTATTTTCCATTTACTTCCGTAAGTGCGGAACGTTTCCACTTCAATCCGGATGAAATGTTTAACCATTTACCACAATTAGAAGTTTTGGATTTAAGTGAGAACAAGTTTAATGTAACTAATGATGTATTGTTCAGAATGCTTATTCCTTTGAAAAATCTGCTAAATTTGACTATAAGACATTGTGCATTGACAACAATACCGAAGAATTTGATTTTCAGACTTCCGAAATTAAGATACCTTGATTTGTCACAAAACCATATTaagacgtggaaaggtaacacagcGTTCCAGAATGTATCATCCATCGAAGTACTGAGACTTGATATGAACTACATCACAGTATTCAAAGAATCGTTATTTCCACCGGACTTGAGAAGAAATCTGAAAAGTATATATCTAGCTAATAATCCTTTTTCATGCACTTGTAAACTTCTTTGGCTAAGGAAATGGATAGAAGAAAAGTCAGAAAAATTTAAGCAATACCCTGAGGATTATATATGTAGCACACCTATCGAGTTACATGGTTCATTGTTAAAAAGCTACTTTCCTTCAGACAGAGAATGTGAAAGTATTAACGAACTTCTTATAGCATTTACAGTGTTATCAAcaattggtatttttgttgtcATGCTTGTAAGTTTGGTATATAAAGGTCGATGGCACATACGTCATGCGATATACCTCTGTCATGTGCGACGAAAAGGTTACGAAGGCATGGATGATGTGTCAAATATCTTATATTCGGGATTTGTCGTTTATTGCGAAGAAGACCAAGAGTGGGTGAAGGACAAATTTGtcaaaatggtcgaaataaaCGACCGTAAACTGTGTATTCATAATCGCGATTTTGACGGAGGAAAATTAATTATTGACAATATCGCCAACGGAATTGCCCGAAGTAAAAAAGTTATACTTATTCTGTCACGAGCAATGATAAAGAGTGATTGGTGTCTGTTTGAAATGCGACTTGCCCATAAAAAGTTTCTAAAGCGTGCAGACTCACTTTTGATTATAATGTTAGAGACCGTATCACCTGATGATATGCCGAAGTCTTTACATACACTTTTAATAATATCAACATATATACGATGGTCAGGTGGTTTGACAGAAGAGGAGGAGTTTTGGAAGAAAGTTCGGAGGGCAATAAAATGA